CCTACCAAAATCCCATTGTCCAGTCTCCGCCCCAGCAGTGGATCATGCCTGTACCAGAGCTGAGCACCAGCAAGGCAGGGAGAAGTCATGCTGTGACGATTCTGTTCCTCTTTCCAGATGGGAATTATGAAAAAGCGATTGAATGCGCCAAAACATACTTGCTCTTCTTCCCAAATGATGAGGTGATGAACCAGAATTTGGCCTATTACACTGCTGTCCTGGGAGAAGACCTGGCCAGGCCCATCGAACCCCGAAAGGTGGGTGACCACTGGGACGAGCCAGATGGATTCTGTCCTTTCAGGGCTCTGAGCCCTGGTGGAGGTTTTGTGGGTTGATCTGGGTTGGCTTGTGATGGGGACAGCAGTCTGGAGAGCTGCCCTGACCCACCCCTCTGCCCCTCCCCCAGGAGATCCAGGCATACCGCCAGCGAAGCCTGATGGAGAAGGAGCTGCTCTTCTTCAGCTACGACGTCTTTGGGATCCCATTTGTGGACCCGGTGAGTGGCACCACACCAAGGCTGGTGGCAGCTGGAGGGACGTGTCTGCAGGGAAGGGGATGTGGTATCAGAGGCAGATCCTCATCCAGCTACTGATGCTGTCCTTGTGGCTGTAGGACACGTGGACGCCCGAAGAAGTGATACCAAAGAGGCTGCGAGAGAAACAAAAGTGAGTGCTTGGCAAGCTGCCGTTGGGGAGCAATCAACGGGGGCACTTCTCTGCCTTCCTTGGGCTCAAGTCAGTGGTTGCAGACAGAATTATTTAATGCTGAGGCTGGGAGAGgctgctggagggcagcagcttGGCCCATGGGTCACCCGAAGCAGCTCAGGGTAGGGGGTGAGGGCTGTGCTGAGATGACACCTTCACGCCCTGGGCTTTGTCAGCAGCCCCTAGACACAACTTGTCCTGTCCTTGCCTTGGCATGCCTTCTTCCCGACTTGGGGACAGTGGGGCTGTGGAGCTGATGGCCACTGTGTGCCCAGGGTGGAGCGGGAGACAGCGGCGCGCATCTCCGAGGAGATCGGCAACCTGATGAAGGAGATCGAGACACTGGTGGAGGAGAAGGCGAAGGAATCTGCGGAAATGAGCAAGTTCATCCGAGAAGGTGTGGGGAGCTCCGGGTCCTGGTGCCAGCCCAAAGTCCCTCAGGGCTGCCCCCAGTCCCATCCATATTCCCTCCTGATCCCACCTGTGCCGCAGGTGGCCCCTTGGTGTACGAGGGAGCCAGCGTCACCATGAACTCCAAAACCCTGAACGGGTCTCAGCGCGTTGTGGTGGACGGAGTCCTCTCAGCTGAGGAGTGCCGGGAACTGCAGAGACTCACCAACGTGAGCACGGGGACGCGGGGATGCTGAAGGGTCACATCCTGTGCCTCGGAAATCAGGTGGGATAACGTTGGCTGGGCTTCGCAGGCAGCTGCCTCGGCAGGGGATGGCTATCGTGGGAAGACATCGCCTCACACCCCCAGTGAGACCTTCTATGGTGTCACCGTCCTGAAGGCCCTCAAGGTTAGCGTGGCTGCGGGTGCCTGGGGCTCCTGCCCCGCTGCAGCTGAGCCCACGTGCTGTCTGTCCCCCACAGCTGGGCCAGGAGGGCAAGGTGCCCCTGCAGAGCGCCCACCTCTACTACAACGTGACGGAGAAGGTGCGGCACATGATGGAGTCCTACTTCCGCCTGGAGGTCCCGCTCCATTTCTCCTACTCGCACCTGGTGTGCCGCACAGCCATTGATGGTGAGCATGGCCCCGAAGGACTGGACTGCAAAGAGAAGCAGGGCCCCTTCAGCCTCTGCCCAGGaccctttctctttctgagaaggaattgttcctaATATTCATCCTGAACCCCCCCTGGTGTAACTTGAGGCCTTctcccctcatcctatcactgttacctgggagcagagggccACCTCACCCCAACATCTACGCACACGGTGTTTGGGGACAGACCCCATTCCTGCACAGACAGAGCAGTATTGATGTACCACGTCTTGTTCCACCCTAGAGAAGCAAGAAGGCCGTAGTGACAACAGCCACGAGGTGCACGTGGACAACTGCATCCTCAATGCAGAGGCCCTGGTGTGCGTGAAGGAACCACCAGCCTACACCTTCCGAGATTACAGGTACCGAGGTGTCCATGGGCCTGAGCTTCCCTCCTGAGGCCGTTACACTTAGCAGCCCCCCAgcgaggagcagggcaggagggcagcccagcccaggctcTCCTGCCTTGGCCTCTTGCTGCGGTGGTGGGTTAGGGTTTGGGTGGCTGAGCTGCCTGGGGGGGTGGGTGTCACCTTGTCCCCTGCTCTCTTTAGTGCCATCCTCTACCTCAACGGGGACTTTGAAGGGGGAGCTTTCTACTTCACGGAGCTGGATGCCAAGACGCAGACTGTAAGTAGCTGGGCTCCCTGGGGCTCCACGCGCAGCCCTGCTCCCAAGCCTTATTCCATCCCTGGGGAAAATGCCAGTGCACAAGGTGAACAAGGGTTTGGGGCTGGctccccccatgtccccatggtgcAGCAGGGTCTCTCCTTGCAGGCAGAGGTGCAGCCCCAGTGTGGCCGTGCCGTGGGCTTCTCCTCTGGCTCAGAGAACCCTCACGGGGTGAAGGCTGTGACCAAAGGCCAACGCTGTGCCATTGCCCTCTGGTTCACCCTGGACCCACGGCACAGTGAGCGGGTAAGCGCCTCACtccgctccctgggcagcaggagggttTTCTGGGGCCTGCCCTCTGTGGAAGGGTGTGACGTGAGCTCTGGCCCACAGGAACGCGTGCAGGCGGATGATTTGGTGAAGAtgcttttcagaacagaagaggTGGATTTGCTGCAGGAGACAAGCACGGAGCAGGAGCCAACAGCTGccaccagtgctgctggcttgcacGCGTCAGGGAAGGATGAACTGTGACACTCCTCATGCAGGGTCCCAGCCCTGCCAGGGccagcaccaccagctccaCGCCACTTGGGACACAGCTGCAGCCACGCGGTTTTGGCTGCTCAGTcgtgggctgcaggctgggcccTACTCTGTGGAGCGGAATGgggagccccagccctgctgcggAGCTGCTACCAACCTCGAGATGAGCAGCCAGACTTTGGGGGTGGATAGGGGTGAGGAACGTGGGGAAAAGGGAGGGATGTCGTTTAGAGTTGAGGCCCCAGTGCCATGGTagcagtgtggggctgggagggctggaGCCACACCAAACgtgcctttctgctttgctcGAGCCCACTCCCCACCACAGCTATTTAAGTGCCTTCTGCAGAGGACTGGTGAATAAAGGTGTCTTTTCCAAAAGCCCAGCTGTGGGCGCATCCTTGCAGCCATCCTGGTGCCCAGGcgagggcagcagccctgcgCTGCTGGGAGCGGAGATGCTTGCACAGCATATCTATCAgtgtgcacagagctgtggcttTCTGCCCGGCAGCGCTGGTGATGGGGCACAGCGGGGAGCAGAGGTCATTCTCCCATGGCAAAAGCCTTCTGGTTGCACAGCCTGCAGGCTTTGTCCCCACGTGCCTTAGGACTCCTGTACCCAGGGCAGCAGTGGCAACGCAACCCCTACATCCCCCAAGAAGGATGCAAAAGCTTCATGTTTGGGGCAGGAGGCACCTGAGGACAGTGGGGGCTGCTTACCCTGCTATGACACCCACTGCCCTGGCCGGGAGCTCTGCCCTCTTGCTGAACAAGAAGTACAttgagcagcagctgaacagGGCAGTGAATTGTCCCTGCACCATTACCATAACCATCTGGGGAATGCGAGCGCACGCTCTGAAACACCGCCCGCGAAACGCCCTGCACGAACAGGCAGAGGGGCCAAAGGGGTCAGTGTCCAGCACAGGGATGGCAGCAGCCGGATGGTTTCTCCCTATGGGCTCCCTGCTCGCACCCTTGTGCAGGAGCTGCCCACTGTCCCCCAGGTGCAGAGCTTAGCCTGGGGCAGGCAGCCGGCCCCCGGCCCCACCGAGCGTGAGCTGACTGCCGATGAGATGGTGGTTAACGATTGCCAGGGCAGCCAGCCCGGCAGGAGGGCAGTGCTTGgggcagctgccagctccctgcaccCAGCGAGCAGCCACCGAGGGGTCCATGTCACCGAGAGCTCTGTTTCACCAAGGGTTCCATGCCACCAACGGTTTAGTGCCACCAAGGGCTCCGTGTCACCAAGAGCTCTGTGCCACTGAGGGCTCCACGTCACCAAGGGCTCTGTGCCACCATGGGCTTAATGCCACCAAGGGCTCCATGTCACCAAGAACTCTATGCCAATGAGAGCTCCGTGCCACCAAGAGTTCTCTCACCAAGTGCTCCATGCCATTGAGAGCTCCGTGCCACCAAGAACTCCATGCCACCAATGGCTCCATGCCACTGAGGTATCCATGCCACTGAGGGTTCCATGTCACCAAGGGATTCAAGTCACCAAGAGCTCCATGCCACTCAGCGCTCCATTTCAACAACAGTTCAATTTCACCAAGAGCTCCATCCCATGGAGGGCTCCGTGCCACCAAAGAGCTCCATGTCACCAAGAACTCTATACCACTGAGAGCTCCATGCCATCAAGAGCTCTATGCCACTGAGGGTTCCATGTTACCAAGAGCTCCATGCCACTGAGGGTTCCATGTTACCAAGAGCTCCATGCCACTGAGAGCTCTGAGTTCCTCCTGGCACAGCCACatgcctgctgccctgtgtgCCCCCctcctggcagcacagctcgGTGCCACGTTCCTGCATCcacccctgcagcagccccaggggtCCCGGCCCCGATGGCCCCGCGGGGGTTCACCTCCCTCAGCCCAAAGCCTTCCCCAGTGCCCCTCGACCTCCTTGGGGGTCCCCATCTCCCATAACCCCCATCTCCCCCTCTCCCACACCCCGAATCGCTCTTTTTGCGGGGGATTCCCAGCACCCCGCTCCGCTCCCTAACCCTAACCACCCACCTCCCCCCGAGGCCCCTCCAGCCCAGAGGAGGGGCTGATGGAGCTCGgggcgggacggggcgggcACACCCCCGGGCagagccgggccgggccgggcgcaGCGCGGCGGCGATGGGCGGCGGAGCACGGGAGCTGGCTGGGTACCTGGCGGCGCTGGGCGGGTGGGTGGCGGCTCTGGCGGCCGCAGCGCTGCCCCAGTGGAGACAGAGCTCGTACGCCGGGGACGCCATCATCACGGCGGTGGGGCTGCACGAGGGGCTGTGGATGAGCTGCGCCGCGCAGAGCACCGGGCAGGTGCAGTGCCGCCTCCACGACTCGCTGCTCTCCCTCGACGGTGCGTacagagggcggtgggcataCCCCTTCCCTCGGGGCTGAGCCCCTTCCAAGGGGCTGAGCCAAGCCCCGTGGCTTTGAGCCAACCCTTCCTGCGTGCCCACTTCCCAGCCCGGCTCCGAGCCCCCTTAGTGCCCTTCCCGCTGATCTGAGCGATCCTGTGGGTCCCGGCCCCATGCCCCCCCCCAGGTCTGAGCTCCCCTTCCCAGTTCTGTGGGAAGAGCCCACCTTCCCCCCGCACATCTGAGCCCGGTGCATGCCAGAGTTCTCTTCTCTTCTCCGTGAGTCTGGGTCCCACTGTGGGTCTGAGCCCACATGCTTCTCTCCATCCTCCAGTCCCACTTTGCATCCACAGTTTGAGCCCCACTGTGGCTCAGAGCCCCGCTGTAAGGCTGAGCCCATCTCGTGCCCATGGGCTTAAAGCCCTCACCCCCTGGTCTCTGTGGGTTTGAGTCCAGCAGTGGGTGTCTCATTCTGGAACAGCAGCTGCGCACTGGGAACATCACAACCCTGGGGCTGAGCGCAGTGTTTGGGGACTGTGATGCTGCTGAAATTGCAGCCAGAAGAGCgtggagggaggaggaagagcgTGGCGGGGAGGAAGGCTGAGGGACCCAGTGCTGAGAGTGAGTTGAGCTCTCCTTGCTCCAGTGTGGGTCTGCATCCTGCTGTGGGTCTGAGCCCCTCGCTTTTCTCTGCATGTTCCAGTCCTGCTTTGCACCCACAGTTTGAGTCCTGATGTAGGTCAGAGCCCCACTGTAGGTCTGAGCCCAGCTCATGCCCATGAGCTTCAGCCCCTTTGTGTGTCTTTGATCCCAATCCCTATGGGTTTGATCCCAACAATGGGCACCACGGCGAGGACAGAGTTAAGGATAAGGTAAAGGACAGGGCGTTAAGGGCAGGTTCATCCCCGTGAGAAGTGACTTCGCcttgcagtgctgcaagcagCTTGTTTCCCCTCCACAGTTCACATCCAGACCTCCCGGGCTCTCATGGTTATTTCTCTCCTCCTGGGTTTCTTTGGCATCATCGTGAGTGTCGTGGGCATGAAATGCACCAAGGTTGGTGAAGAGGATCCTGTCACCAAGAGCCGCATTGCTGTTGCTGGAGGTGTCCTCTTCATCCTCTGCGGTAAGCCgctgggcagctgcagcctttgCCCCTCTTTGATGCAGAAAAGCTCCAATAGCCTTTAACAGAAGGGAAGTGGGGCTGTTTGGTAATGAGCTGGGCATTCCTGATGCTCGATGTTTGACTCCCAGGTCTGTGCACGTTAGCGGCCGTCTCCTTGTACGCCACGCAAGTGACCTATGAGTTCTTCAGTCCCAGCACTCCAATCAACGCCAGGTAGGAGCCCCCTCGGGGACACCACTTCCCTGAGCCCCTCTGCATCCCATGGGACTGCCCCATGCTGGTTTGGACACCATAGTGCGGTAGGCAGTGGTGACATGCAGCCCCActcctctttgcttttcccaCCCCCCTGATGCTTTCCCCACCCCTCTCTTGTTGCAGGTACGAGTTCGGCTCAGCACTGTTTGTTGGCTGGGGGGCCGCCAGCCTCACCATGCTGGGGggctccctgctgtgctgctcctgccctgccaaGGAGCGCCAAGGACAGCAGTACTACCGACAGTCGCAGCCTTCCACAGCCCGGGAGTACGTCTgaccccagccctgccctcccacGCCCTCCCCTCCCAAGAGCAGGCATGGCCCTGGTGTTCCCACATGGCACGGCACACGGGCACCACCAGAGacctttcttctgctggggaTGCACCCACTTCTCAGGCATTTTTCTAGGTTGCAGCACAAGCCTCTAAAACGGGCTGTTGGTCAGAATTCCCCGTATCCAGCACCACCAGCCTGCAGGGGCTGCACCtccacccccagccccgcgctgctggggctgtgggtggcTGGGCCATGCCCCAGTGCCTAGCAgggggtgctgggggtgggCTGCACAGAGGCGCTTTGTGCTTGTCCACCCCACCGCATGCGACTGTCCCTGTGTGCCCCTCCGTCTCCTGCAGCCTCACCACTGGGTTTTCCAGGGAAGAGGATGCTGCACCAGCACTGGTGgcttaggaaacatttctgctttcagggTGCAGGTGTGCCCTGCGTGGCTGCTGCCCCAAAGCAACACTGGTATTAATCGTTCTTGATGTGAGCACATGAGGAATGAAAGCATGGCAGTTTGGTGGTTGCTGGGgctccagctgagctctgccagctAAAATCTGACCCAGGCATATTTCTCACCAGGCGCAAGTATGCGGCCTTGTTAAGCAGGAGAACAAACTGGTGTTGGCCAGGTTAAAGCAGGCAAAATGGGGACTGTGAGCACAGGCAATGGCTTGTTTTTACTTTGATGCCCAGCGTAGCTGTTTCAGTTAACTTCGAGATGGACAAACCTGTGAACTTTGATGTCTCCTCACTGTTTCCAAATGCCCCTTCCTCAGTAGGATTGGTGAAGTCCTTTAGGCTCAGCAGTGCTAATTGCCACCTCCTCTGTGTCCACGCCGTGGCTGTTACTAACACACCAGCGCTCCAGTTCCTCCTGTAGATCCTCTGAAGGCCCCATGCTGCCATCTGTCCGTCTGCTGTACGTGGTATGCCAGCTAAACcgcaggaaacaaaacagtggaaatGATCCAAAGAGCCCGGCTTTGcggttttgctttttttttttttttaaattattactttATAAATCCCCATTACCCATATAGCTGatttctccctgctttttttgtctgctttatACCCATGTGCTGCTCTTGTTCCTGGCTAAATGTGGCCATTTGTCCCAAAATTAAAGGttggggcagcagctccccatgcaggagggaagcagagcagtCCCTGCTCTGGGGGTTGGCTTCTGTAAGGCAGGAAGGACTAACAgccctctctctcttttgcatTGCAGACCCCATGTAAAAATATCGTCAGCCATCAGGGGAGAGCAGTGCTTGTAGTGTCTGCACTGTCAGGGAGGCTGGTGCTTGGTTTCCCCTCAAAACACACTCCAAAGCTACTGCAGTGAGGATTGGGAAGGAAAactgtgcttaaaaatatatgtatctaAAGTGTGTTTTTATATAGAGAGCGCAGTGTTGTGtagaagaatgtttttattcttttaatataaACATGCATTAACTTTTCTGTGCGATGTACACTGTGGGAGCAGCACTGTTTGggattcctttttttgtttttttttcaggttgtttGTACTAAAAATTGTGACtcaatgttattaaaatatttctgattatGGGTGTCTTTCTGAAATCATCTCTTTGCCCTCCATCCAAACCTGGGCCTCTTCGCACTGctcctgtgccagtgccacaGGGCTGAGGCCTATCCCTGGTGTGGGCAGGGGGTCTGGGAGGGGTTTGGGCAGGGAGTTTGGCTTGAAGgtttctgcctgctgctggctctgaggCTAGGACCACCTCCTTTCAGCCTGCTGGGAGGCACTTGAAATAAGTGTGGTTCCTAAGAGTGGCCCACCAGGCCTTGAGCCAACGTGAAGCAGAACTTTGCAGGTGCACCCAGGCAGGTGCTACTGCTCAAACTGTGGCCTAAAAGATAGCATAATTTCAGCCTAATGCACCTAAATCCCATCTGACTGGCCCGGCACATCACCCCTGTAGCTGTGGCCTGGGCCCTTCTCAGGCTGCGGCCTCACGTGGGCctgtcccaggctgcagcctcGCGTGTGCCCTCCTGGCCAGGCCCCATCACCTCCCATTCCTCAGCTCAGCCCTAAAACAAAGCACTCATTGCAGTCACCCTGCTGCTTGTGAAGGAGAGCCGCAGGGTTTAATCTCTTTTCCAAGAActtggggctgggctgctcctcGCTGTGCTAATTGAgctgatttctgcttttgcGGCACCTGCTTTTCCTTGGCACTGGTGTAGGCCCAGGAGGGTTTTGCCCAGCTCCCCTATCTTCCTGCATCCCTTGAATCGCAGGTATGTCCTATACTAACCCAAAACTCTGATTTTGGGAACTCCTGTGACATTGCCACAGGCTCAGCCCCATGGATCTCTGGGATCAGCTGCACCGGCTGGAAGAACAtaagagagggggaaaaatagcTAAGCTACAGCAGCAATTACATGTTTGGGGGCACAAAGGCCCCCACTGTCCTCCAGACAATCCCTTATGTGTTTTGCCCATGGCAGAGTGGAATTaaatactggaacaggctgccaggcTTGGGATGGCCCGCAGTATTGCATGCGATGCGTGGGATCCACTGCCATCCAAATCACTAAACAGAGCACTTTAGTGGCTTTCTCACCCCACTCCCTCCCTCTTTTTATCTTACAAAACCAGTATAACGCAGATCTGATCTTCATCTCATCTTCACTGATTAAGGAAATGTTCTTAATTATTCAAAGACTGATAGATTTGCCTTTCTACCTGTATCTTTTCAATGCCCAAAACATTTCAACTGAGAATCAAACAGGTGGACCCATTTCATATATAATAAACCCACAGATTaaatgagcagaaaataaaaacaaacctcttTCATGTATCACCAGTGCACACATGTGGAGAACATACCAGAATTTCAGCCATTTTGTGGATATCTAAGTACCATAAATCAAAAATTTCTGAGATCTAAGTTGGAAAATGAAAGTATACAAACCCTCCTGGAAGGTTTCTGCCTTAGTTCACCACTAGATGCACAGGTATGCCCAAGAAAAGGCTTGCCATGTGCCAAAATACCATGTGAAACAGCATAATCTGAAATAAAGCCACAGCAATTATTCATGTCAAGAACCTGGGTGCCTCTGCAGGGCTGAATCTCAAGAATTTGCTACAAAGGAGTGTGCAGCACTCTGCCAAAACCCCTGTAGTTCAGTACTGCAGAGGATTATttagggggaagaaaaaaatatatctctcTTAAATATATCCCATGACTTGGAAATACATACCTGGGGTGTTGTTTCCCATTGACCCATGAGATGAGAGCACAGATATGGCTGACAGCCATGGGGCACAGCTTATGCTGGAGATTCTCAGAGGATGCTGCAATAAGATGCTATGCAAGAAAGCGACTTTTCTGGGTAGTAAGGAACAAACCTGAAATATTTGGGCAGCACGAGGCAGCTGAGGTGCTGTTTTCGAGGGCCAGCAAAAAGCCCACAAATATGCCTCTGGTCAAGCAGCCACATTATCTGAGCTGGAAAACACCAGAGAGGAGTGACTGTGCATAATGGCCCAGGAGCCCCCACGCAGCCTGGAAATGGGCAAGTTTTACAGGCTCCATTAAGTGCCCCTGTGAGGCTGTGTCCTTTACAGCCTTTTCCTGCATCCCTC
The sequence above is a segment of the Numida meleagris isolate 19003 breed g44 Domestic line chromosome 20, NumMel1.0, whole genome shotgun sequence genome. Coding sequences within it:
- the CLDN19 gene encoding claudin-19, yielding MGGGARELAGYLAALGGWVAALAAAALPQWRQSSYAGDAIITAVGLHEGLWMSCAAQSTGQVQCRLHDSLLSLDVHIQTSRALMVISLLLGFFGIIVSVVGMKCTKVGEEDPVTKSRIAVAGGVLFILCGLCTLAAVSLYATQVTYEFFSPSTPINARYEFGSALFVGWGAASLTMLGGSLLCCSCPAKERQGQQYYRQSQPSTAREYV
- the P3H1 gene encoding prolyl 3-hydroxylase 1, coding for MALLLPLLPLLAWAAGPPGPRGPPEHSEPPLPAEPPDALFAAGAEAYARGDWPAVVLQMERALRARAAIRARSVRCRLRCANATAVVPAEGLEPALHDLLFFRGLLRRAACLRGCGPTQPSRYRLGEELEREFRKRSPYNYLQVAYFKINKVAKAVAAAHTFFVANPEHMEMKQNLEYYQMMAGVKESDFADLEARPHMTEFRLGVRFYSEEQPAAAVLHLEKALEEYFVADTECRALCEGPYDYEGYNYLEYNADLFQAMTDHYMQVLSCKQGCVTELASQPGREKPLEDFLPSHFNYLQFAYYNNGNYEKAIECAKTYLLFFPNDEVMNQNLAYYTAVLGEDLARPIEPRKEIQAYRQRSLMEKELLFFSYDVFGIPFVDPDTWTPEEVIPKRLREKQKVERETAARISEEIGNLMKEIETLVEEKAKESAEMSKFIREGGPLVYEGASVTMNSKTLNGSQRVVVDGVLSAEECRELQRLTNAAASAGDGYRGKTSPHTPSETFYGVTVLKALKLGQEGKVPLQSAHLYYNVTEKVRHMMESYFRLEVPLHFSYSHLVCRTAIDEKQEGRSDNSHEVHVDNCILNAEALVCVKEPPAYTFRDYSAILYLNGDFEGGAFYFTELDAKTQTAEVQPQCGRAVGFSSGSENPHGVKAVTKGQRCAIALWFTLDPRHSERERVQADDLVKMLFRTEEVDLLQETSTEQEPTAATSAAGLHASGKDEL